A single Flavobacterium sp. 1 DNA region contains:
- a CDS encoding MBL fold metallo-hydrolase has protein sequence MKLYPIETGNFKLDGGAMFGVVPKTIWSKTNPADENNLIDIAARCLLIEDGSRLILIDTGMGNKQSDKFFGYYSLWGTHSMDKSLAQYGFHRDDITDVFMTHLHFDHCGGSVQWNKDKTGYEPAFKNAKFWTNKNHWEWATKPNAREKASFLSENILPMQESGQLHFVTKPEGDFGISNELGFGIYYVDGHTEKMMIPHIQYQDKTIVFCADLIPTAGHLPLPYVMGYDTRPLLTMPEKSKFLNAAANQNYYLFLEHDAHNQVITVKQTEKGVRLASVFTCEDIL, from the coding sequence CCAATCCAGCCGACGAAAATAATCTGATTGATATTGCAGCGCGCTGTCTATTGATTGAAGACGGTAGCAGACTGATTTTGATTGATACAGGAATGGGGAACAAACAGTCCGACAAGTTTTTTGGCTATTACTCGCTTTGGGGAACTCATTCTATGGACAAATCTTTGGCTCAATACGGCTTTCACCGCGATGACATTACCGATGTTTTTATGACGCATCTGCATTTTGACCACTGTGGCGGAAGCGTGCAATGGAATAAAGATAAAACCGGTTATGAACCTGCTTTCAAAAACGCAAAATTCTGGACAAATAAAAATCATTGGGAGTGGGCAACAAAACCAAATGCTCGAGAGAAAGCTTCTTTTTTATCAGAGAATATTCTACCTATGCAGGAAAGCGGACAGCTGCATTTTGTAACTAAACCCGAAGGCGATTTTGGGATTTCAAATGAGTTGGGATTTGGAATTTATTATGTTGACGGTCATACCGAAAAAATGATGATTCCGCATATTCAGTATCAAGATAAAACGATTGTTTTTTGTGCTGATTTGATTCCAACAGCGGGACATTTGCCTCTGCCTTATGTAATGGGATATGATACCCGACCGTTGTTGACCATGCCTGAAAAATCAAAATTTTTAAACGCTGCCGCAAATCAAAATTATTATTTGTTTCTAGAACACGATGCGCATAATCAAGTTATAACAGTGAAGCAAACTGAAAAGGGAGTTCGACTGGCATCCGTTTTTACTTGTGAGGATATTTTGTAG
- a CDS encoding S8 family peptidase has translation MKKINLTSLTLLTALSVCLSANAQTAVTYTGKKGKLSEAELQRWSHLDLAKDSVPGMSVDKAYAELLKGKKGVKVIVGIVDSGVDIDHEDLKSVVWTNKKEIAGNGIDDDKNGFIDDIHGWNFLGNAVHETLEMTRIVKKGDDGSATYKSALVAYDEKNNKALKDKKQVDFLTGSDKAIQTHLGKENYTIEDLNAIVTTDPDLTKSKMIMTRILTNAGPTFRDEIKEYSDYVDGQLKYNLNKEFDGRKVVGDNPEDIKNTKYGNNTVYGPDKEEALHGTHVAGIIAQVRGNNIGGDGVADNVAIMTVRAVPDGDEYDKDIALAIRYAVDNGAKVINGSFGKSYSPHKQWVFDAIKYAEKKDVLFVHAAGNDGDNIDLPENTNYPNDSDDNTKEFASNVLTVGALNNQYGSNVIAPFSNYGTFNVDVFAPGDEIYATIPNNKYKYLQGTSMASPNAAGVAALIRSYYPKLSAKQVKQILMDSGTPLPADVVLGEKQDINVKSDKTSKSAKMVNAYNALLMAEKMSKK, from the coding sequence ATGAAAAAAATAAACTTAACTTCATTAACATTATTGACAGCTTTGTCTGTATGCCTTTCGGCAAATGCACAAACTGCAGTCACTTATACTGGAAAAAAAGGAAAATTAAGCGAAGCTGAACTTCAAAGATGGTCACATTTGGATTTAGCCAAAGACAGTGTTCCTGGAATGAGTGTGGATAAAGCCTATGCCGAATTGTTAAAAGGCAAAAAAGGGGTTAAAGTAATCGTTGGAATTGTAGATTCTGGTGTAGACATTGACCATGAAGATTTGAAATCAGTTGTTTGGACGAATAAAAAAGAAATTGCCGGAAACGGAATCGATGATGATAAAAACGGTTTTATAGATGATATTCACGGCTGGAATTTCTTGGGAAATGCAGTACATGAAACCCTTGAAATGACTCGAATCGTAAAAAAAGGAGATGATGGGTCGGCAACTTACAAAAGCGCTTTGGTGGCCTATGATGAAAAAAACAACAAAGCTTTAAAAGACAAAAAACAAGTTGATTTTTTGACGGGTTCAGATAAAGCTATTCAAACGCATTTAGGCAAAGAAAATTATACTATTGAAGATTTAAACGCAATCGTAACTACTGATCCCGATTTGACCAAAAGTAAAATGATCATGACTCGTATTCTGACCAATGCTGGACCAACTTTTAGAGATGAAATCAAAGAGTACAGTGATTATGTTGATGGGCAATTGAAATATAATCTGAACAAAGAGTTTGATGGCAGAAAAGTCGTTGGCGATAACCCGGAAGATATTAAAAACACCAAATACGGTAACAACACCGTTTATGGACCAGACAAAGAAGAAGCACTACATGGAACTCACGTAGCTGGAATCATTGCACAGGTAAGAGGTAATAATATTGGCGGAGACGGAGTTGCAGACAATGTAGCTATTATGACTGTAAGAGCTGTTCCAGACGGAGATGAGTACGACAAAGATATTGCATTAGCAATTCGTTATGCAGTAGATAATGGTGCCAAAGTAATTAACGGCAGTTTTGGAAAAAGTTATTCTCCGCATAAACAATGGGTTTTTGATGCTATAAAATATGCCGAAAAGAAAGATGTATTATTTGTTCATGCGGCTGGAAATGACGGAGATAATATTGATTTGCCGGAAAATACAAATTATCCAAATGACTCTGATGACAATACAAAAGAATTTGCTTCGAATGTGTTGACTGTAGGCGCTTTGAATAATCAATACGGGAGTAATGTAATCGCTCCATTTTCAAATTACGGAACTTTCAATGTAGATGTTTTTGCACCAGGTGACGAAATTTACGCCACTATTCCAAACAACAAATACAAATATTTGCAAGGAACTTCAATGGCTTCGCCAAATGCTGCCGGAGTAGCAGCTTTGATCCGTTCGTATTACCCAAAATTATCTGCCAAGCAGGTAAAACAAATCTTGATGGATTCGGGTACACCGCTTCCGGCAGATGTGGTTTTGGGAGAAAAACAAGATATAAATGTTAAGTCTGATAAAACATCAAAATCTGCGAAAATGGTAAATGCTTATAATGCACTTTTGATGGCAGAAAAAATGTCTAAAAAATAA